AGCACGCTCACCAGCCGGACCCCTCGGGTGACCGGGGGCGTCCAGTCCGCATCGATCACCTCGTCGAGGTCGGCGTCGGAGAGCCCGGCCACGTAGGACACGGTCCGCTCGTGCACCGAATCGTGGTAGCCGAGCAGCAGTTCCGCTTCGGCGCGCACCTGCGCCACCTGCTCGGAGCTGTGGCCGTAGCCGATGTCCAGGTCGTCGAAGGGCAGGTCGAACCGGTCCCGCCAGCCCTGGGTGAACCACACCTGCTCCGTTCCCGCCGCGCCCGCGAGGTGATCGTCCTGCACCCGCGTGAGATGCCAGATCAGCCAGGCGATCGAGTTGGCCTGCGGGTCGACGCGGAGGACGAGCTCGTCCTCGCCCAGCTTGCGGG
This window of the Saccharopolyspora gloriosae genome carries:
- a CDS encoding mycothiol transferase: MTSADVLVDGYDRIREAVHGATRKLGEDELVLRVDPQANSIAWLIWHLTRVQDDHLAGAAGTEQVWFTQGWRDRFDLPFDDLDIGYGHSSEQVAQVRAEAELLLGYHDSVHERTVSYVAGLSDADLDEVIDADWTPPVTRGVRLVSVLADGLQHAGQAAFIRGIAERR